TCATGTCGTCGGGAGGACGGTGTTCCCAGCGCGCTTCACTGACCCGTCGTGTGAGAGGGGAAGACTCAGCTGCGGGTAGAAGGGCGCCACAGAAAGGAACGGCAAGATATTGGCATCACCCTGGCCTCGTGATATGCCATGGTGCACGGTTTCTTTACAGAGCATGAACTAGACACCAAGGGCGTTGTGCTTGAAGTCGACGGCCCTCAGCACTTCTACCGCGACTCGTTCCACTGGTGAGCAAGAAAAGGTTGCAAAGGAAGCTGCAGAGTCTGCCGAGCGGGTCCTGCAGCTTGATTTGTGCAGCGAAAGGTAACAAAAACGTGATATGCAGGGTGTCTCCTTCTGTGTGTGTTACGATGGTCAGGACATCCGCTAGCAAGCTGAAGCATCGCCTTTTGACGGGGCTCGGTGAGTCAAACCCTCCGTCCACGTGCTGGCAAATGATTCGAGCACACGTTTCAAAAAAAGCGGAAATCAGAGGTTGAATGGTGCCTTCAGTTCTGTTTCGTTAAGGGCGCCACACGTGACAGCTCAGAGCAACAGACAGGCTGCGCTAGGCGCACATGGTCGGACAGATGAGTCCTTTTTTGCCGTTTAGGCGGTGCAGGCCTTGCAGAATCGAGCAATTGACAGCTTGCGGTTGGTGTTCTGCACGAGATACAAAGCCCCGAACACGTCAACGGGTCAGCCAGGAACAGGACTGTATTAACATCCTCCATGCTCGATCTGCTTAGGATTCCGAGTGGCCCACGTGCCCTACTTTGACTGGCTGAAGCTTGAGTCCGAGGACGTTCGGCGGGTTTACCTCAGGTAGggctgcgcccgcgttcAGGGTGTGAATCTCAAACTCTGAAACTGTCAACCGGAGATTGGTGTGGGGGATGTGTATCAGAATGGTGTGGCGTACTGCCCCATTACCCACAATCGTCTTACGTTGTCGCGCTCTCTCAGGTGCGCGCTGGAACGGGCGGAGGCCCCTGCAGGGGATGACCTGGAGCGTTGGgcttctcgcgtcgccgcatcgAGCGACGTCAACAAGAGAGCCCTAGGTAGCAAGGAAAGTCAAAGCACGCCCGCAGCGcacgagcgcggcgaggccaaCACTCCGGCAGCAAGAACAAACAGCGTTGCACCGTGCGCGCAAGAAGATGATTCTGCTGGAGACGATGGCAGACGAATCGCAGAGAGTTTGGCGTTCGCACCCGCGCCGTTCCTAACCCCCCAGGAGCAGCGGCTGTTGCACGAAAAGAAGCACCAAGACTCTACAAAGCGGAAGAAAATCATGTTGGCGATCTCCAAAAGGGACCGGCGGCGACAGAAGCGTGAGGACATGGAGGcccgaagaagaaaagaagctgCGATACAGAATAACCCCCGTAACTACAAGCTGTGAGCGACTCTTCCAGTGCCCCGGGAGTCGGCCGCCACTTGCTGAAGATGACCTTTTGTTGATGCTCGAGTCCTGTTGCGGTTACACGCACGTCTATACGCCTCCAGTGCGAGGTCAGCAGTTGAGTGGGGGGCGTTATGTCTTCCCGTTCATCGTATCGCTAAACGATTTGGTTCTTTCTGCGGAAACTAGGTATTCACATGCTCTGTATCGCCTCCGGCACATTTCGTTTGCAGGTGGTGATTGGAAAACATGGCGAAGAACGCCATACGAGTAACTTGATTCCTGACAGGGGTGAGTTGATCCCATAGATCGTCGCTACAGGTTCTGCCTGCCTAGGGTCATCTCGGTGTGCGGCGCTAGTTTGTCTGGGATACTGGGTTGGTGATGTATCCACAGCGCGGACGTTAGCCCACGTCGACGTGCTGGTTGTTTGCTCAGGGTCTACTAGTCGCAGCGCTGGCGGTGTCGGGAAAATGAGTGCCTGAAATATTTTCCTGTAGCGGCTCGCTGCTGAGCGTATACACACCTAGAACGCCGCACTACGGTTGTCGACACTACGGTTGTCGAGTATTCAAGGCACTGCACAGAATAGCTAGAACAGTAGAACGCCGAATACGTTTGTATGGCCGGAAGCAGGGTACCACTTCCAATGGATGGCACCAATCCGGAGGCAACGCAGAACTTTGACTCGTTTGGTTGACCTAGACGCTACAGCAGATTGTACGGGGAGATTGCATGCCGGAAACACTGACAGGGTTTCTTGCCACTGAGAGGAAAGCATTCCTCAGAGTCTTCGCAGACATCTGGGCACAGTGTGACTCAACCGCTTGCACACTACGGTTTGCACACGGCCGCTCGCCCAACGGAACCCTCTCGGACCTATGTGTCTGACTGTAAGGACACTTGAATCTGGGGAGGCAAGTCCCAAGAGACGCAACCTTCGAGCGCGTTTCCCTCTTTCCTAATACACAGCTGACTGGGTTCTGGGCATAAGAGGAAACTCGAGGATGGGCATCGGCTCACATGTCCTGCCGCCTCAACGGCGCACGAAGATGGCAACGTTTCTGAAGGCAAGCTGTCTATGCTGGCGGACGCCTCACAGCCACAGGCGCTGCCACGTGCCGCCGAAACCCCCCTGCTGCCGAGTCTGAGGCACCCACAATGGGGCTGAGCTTGCAGATGCGCAACTCCGCCGCACCGAACCGCGTGACGTGGCGTATTACCAGTCACACGAGCTGGGCAGCTACATGTCTCCCGTAGTTCAGTCCAGCAGGAAGTTACAgccgcccgcccgccgcagccgtgCTTGAGTGCTTGCGGGCACAGGCAGCATCCAACGCACGACGTTGAGATTCCGGCCCCAGAACAGAGGTCTGTGCGTGTGCAGTCCCGTTCGAGTGTTGAAGAATCTAGTGAAGACGGCGATGAACTTAGAAGCGTCGAGCGGGGCACTCGGATGTGGTTGTGACACGCCGCACCAACGCGTGGACACGAATGCAACGTGATGCCTGGCTGAGGAGAGCAGCAAGGAGGATGCTGCAACCGGCAGTCGGCTCTTGAGGCAGCGATCATGGGCGGCGGTGACTTGGGGACATGTCCCGCCGTGGCTCGCACTGGCATTCGCCGCGCTCcaggctgctgcgtcgcaggcAAGTAAGCGTTCGACTCGCCTCCTTGGCCCGGGGCTGCAAGCGGATTCGTGTGCGACATCGGCGACGGAGGCATGTGCCCTGGAGACGGAGAAAGATGTGAGGAGGCAAGGGCGGATGAAGGGGGCAGTTCTGTCGCGGGACTTGGCGGAAGAGGCGTCGGCATCGAGACGGCCGCTCCAGATTCTTCGAGGGGTGTTTCATGATATGGTATAGGTCTAGAAGGCGCTTGGGAGGAGAACGGCGAGCAGGGAAGGCACGGTTCGTCTTGCCCGCCTTGATTATGGCTGATGTCTGAACACGCTGACCTAATGCTTCCGGCTATGGAACTGCGGGAAGAGTCGACTGCGTGCGAATGATCCCACGGCAGAGTGCAACATGGCGTGTCGTTATGCTCGTTCGTCGCGAGTTCAGATGGGGGCCCCCCGAGATGGCAGCAATTTCTTGACGGGGAGCGACAGTGGGATTCGTCCGGAAGAGCGCACGATAACTGAGCAGAGATCGGACGCTCGCTGCGGTCGCAGGCAGTCCCAccgtcttctgcgccctcAGAGGAGTCTCTACCCCAGGCAGATGACGAATTACCGCGATTAACGAAACTGCACCCGTCATTGGGGCTTCCGTCCGCAGGGCGAATTTGCCCTAGATCCCCTTTGGCTCTTCGAGAGCTGCGCCCTCTCCCCGTGAGCGAGTCTTGCCCCGAATGGCAGACGCCTCCACTTGTGTCTCGATTGACTGCAGCGGAATCTCTCAAACTTCGGCAGAGCCGGTGTGTCAACTGGAGGGCCGCTTCTGGTCGATGGGGAGGACGggcgtgcgcgcctgtcCTTGAGCAGCTacggcttcggcggcgacTGTTTTTGTCGCCCGGCGAGGGGGAAGGGTCGTCAGCCACCTGAATCTGTAGAAGCCGTATCAGCTCACTTCGGGTTTCCTGTGAGAGGCAAGCCAGAGCTAGTCTGAGACACGAGTGGCGCCCCTGAGCTACACCCTTGTCATGCTGTGCGCAGACGCGTAGAGGATTTCCTGCAGAAGTATCCTGTTCGGCGACTGACTCTATACATGCGGAGGCGAATAAGTGCTTGCTACCGTTCACTCCTGAATCCAAGGGCCTTTCTTTGACGCCGAAGGCCGCACGACGACTACAGGTTTGGTTTCCTCTTTCCTGGCTGAGTACGCACTtggcgcgcggacgccgtcCAATATCCGCCAGCAGTCGTTCGGTGTACCTGTCAAGGCTTTTCTGCATCTCTTgtgtgcgttttttctcagtGAGCAATGCACGCGCAATTGTGTCTATCGTGGATGCCTGTCGGTGGCAGTCTCCACGTCTTCGAGCGCTACGGCCGTTATGACATGGGGATAGAGCGCTGCGGTGCGCAAGTTCCCATAGTGTATGGGGACGGCAGAGTTTTAGTTCCAGATCTAACAGCGTTTCGTTCAAGGCGGTATTTTCGTGGGCCAAAGACTTGTTGCGATGCGAAGTCTGGAGGTAGAActtgcgcagccgcgaggaaACTTTCCGCTCTCTGCTGAGCTGCTTTTCGGCCTTGCTGAGCTGGGCATCCCGATTAGAAATGGCAGTATTTTGTTCTGTAACTTTTGTCGAGAGAGTCACCATTCGCTTCTTCAAGTTCCTCATTTCGTCCTCGAGCTTCTGGGTCGCTTCGTGCAGGAGATCCGCTTGGTGGCGAGCCCTGTCTCCTGCCAATGCGGCAGCGTGTAGTGCAGCCGTATCACAGCAACTGAAGTATTGCGGTTCGTCGCAGACAGATGCTGTGGTCTgatcctctgcagcctgaCGAAGTACTTTCGCGTTGAGCGCATCTTCCCTCGCCGCCAGTTGCTCCCGGCAGTCGTCCAGAAGTCGTTTTGTTTGCTTCGCCTCTGTTTGCACCTGGTGGAGAGCTTGAAGAAGGCTAATAAGCAAGAAGCGGGCATCAAGCGCGATGACCTCACCGATACAGGGGTACGCTGAATCAAGTCATGCCAGAAAAAAAGCCGTACAAGAAAAGAAGGGCTCTTTCGGTTTTAGTATATGGCTGCCGTAATGCAGTGGAAACTCGCCAGCAGATGGTCCCGGTCTTGACTTTTCGTGACCTGCGTGTGACCGGAGTTTCAGGTGACAGT
Above is a window of Besnoitia besnoiti strain Bb-Ger1 chromosome Unknown contig00007, whole genome shotgun sequence DNA encoding:
- a CDS encoding uncharacterized protein (encoded by transcript BESB_071100); protein product: MNAEKLTACCEAASTRRPATTHNQSRHAPKLPSCSHRNPVRHHSPHPTCKNDLLVEVVDRISLLLEKVNGSQSIDPLTVKVSGTRAGSAVSRNRKGHCHRCDASSSPPQTSAASVARPLSIPDEQQTDACVGMRHDKGTTKPQKSSRASWRSLTSGVAPPHETVELACASSPRQRTSVRTMQQTCSPPEGCMSCALRTRGGGKPVVPVPKGGAVKNASNSPRLTSKSSPSCSTTRDLTRVARLEVGLQKSSQKNKALKNENAHLLQALHQVQTEAKQTKRLLDDCREQLAAREDALNAKVLRQAAEDQTTASVCDEPQYFSCCDTAALHAAALAGDRARHQADLLHEATQKLEDEMRNLKKRMVTLSTKVTEQNTAISNRDAQLSKAEKQLSRERKVSSRLRKFYLQTSHRNKSLAHENTALNETLLDLELKLCRPHTLWELAHRSALSPCHNGRSARRRGDCHRQASTIDTIARALLTEKKRTQEMQKSLDRYTERLLADIGRRPRAKCVLSQERGNQTCSRRAAFGVKERPLDSGVNGSKHLFASACIESVAEQDTSAGNPLRVCAQHDKGVAQGRHSCLRLALACLSQETRSELIRLLQIQVADDPSPSPGDKNSRRRSRSCSRTGAHARPPHRPEAALQLTHRLCRSLRDSAAVNRDTSGGVCHSGQDSLTGRGRSSRRAKGDLGQIRPADGSPNDGCSFVNRGNSSSAWGRDSSEGAEDGGTACDRSERPISAQLSCALPDESHCRSPSRNCCHLGGPPSELATNEHNDTPCCTLPWDHSHAVDSSRSSIAGSIRSACSDISHNQGGQDEPCLPCSPFSSQAPSRPIPYHETPLEESGAAVSMPTPLPPSPATELPPSSALASSHLSPSPGHMPPSPMSHTNPLAAPGQGGESNAYLPATQQPGARRMPVRATAGHVPKSPPPMIAASRADCRLQHPPCCSPQPGITLHSCPRVGAACHNHIRVPRSTLLSSSPSSLDSSTLERDCTRTDLCSGAGISTSCVGCCLCPQALKHGCGGRAAVTSCWTELRETCSCPARVTGNTPRHAVRCGGVAHLQAQPHCGCLRLGSRGVSAARGSACGCEASASIDSLPSETLPSSCAVEAAGHVSRCPSSSFLLCPEPSQLCIRKEGNALEGCVSWDLPPQIQVSLQSDT